The genomic interval GGGGCGTTGCCCATCAGGGTCAGCATGCCCATCGCGTCGGTCCGGCCGACCATCTTGCTGCTCATGATGGGCGCGCCGGCGCTGCTGCAGGGGTCGGTGCTCGCGGTGCCCTGCAGGTGGTAGTGCGCGACGTAATAGGTGTTGGGCGCGAGGCCGGACACGCGGGCGGTGGTCATGACCATGGCGGCGTCCCGCTGGACGGTGACGGTACCGCTGGAGTTCAGGGCGCCACCGGCGGGCTGTTTGCCGAGCGTGTAGTTCATGGGGGTGGCCATCATGGCGCAGGAACCCAGGGCAAGGGACAGGGCGGACACGAGCAGCGTCTTGTTCATGGTGAACCTCCGTGGTTGGTTGTTGCGTGGGCAGTGTGTGCCTGCGCGCGCTGCAAAGAGTGTTGGATGTCACTCTTTGTGACGGCTGCCTGAAGGAGCTCTCAAGGACAGATGCGGGGTTTATACTGAGTGCAAGTTCCTGCTTCTCCTGCGCCGCTCCTCCCTCCTGCCGAGGTGTGCCATGACCCACTTTCCGCCGCCGCCCAATCCCGACCTGCAGGCGCTGTTCGAGCGGCAGCGCGCCCACCGCTGGACCGCCGCCCGCAGCACCGCCGCGCAGCGTCAGGCGCTCCTGCGCCGCTTTCACGACGCCCTCCGCGCCCACCGCGTGCCCCTGGCCGACGCGCTGCGCGCCGACCTGGGCAAAAGCCGCGCCGAAGCGGAAATCACCGAGCTGCACCCGGTGCTGGAAGAAATTCAGCATGCGATCCGGCACCTGCCGCGCTGGATGGCGCCGCGCTCCGTCAGGACCCCTGCGGCGCTGGCGGGCGCCCGTAGTGAGATTCAGGCGCAGGCGCGCGGCGTGACGCTGATCCTGAGCCCCTGGAACTACCCGGTCAACCTGGCGCTCGCTCCCCTCGTGGCGAGCCTCGCGGCGGGCAATACCGTGATCCTCAAGCCCAGCGAGAAGGCCCCACACGTTGCCCAGGCCCTCGCGGACCTGCTGGGCACCACCTTCGACCCGGCATTGGTGGCCGTGGTGCAGGGCGACGCGGCCACCGCGCGTGCCCTGACCGATCTGCCTTTCAATCACCTGT from Deinococcus taeanensis carries:
- a CDS encoding superoxide dismutase — translated: MNKTLLVSALSLALGSCAMMATPMNYTLGKQPAGGALNSSGTVTVQRDAAMVMTTARVSGLAPNTYYVAHYHLQGTASTDPCSSAGAPIMSSKMVGRTDAMGMLTLMGNAPTADVMNATYYNIHTASDAAGTPADAGVSCTSVKM